One Corynebacterium aurimucosum genomic window, GTTCACCACGAGCCACGTCACAGCGGTTGCCACGACCATCTTGGAGAAAGGCGCCCAGCGCTTGTGACGGATGGCCAGCACCAGAAACGCGCCCAGGATAAACAGGGGCCACAGCTTAAACGCCGTGCCGAGGCCAATGAGGATGCCGGCGAGCCAGTTCTTACGCTTTGTCACTGCAAGAAGCGCGCCGACCATGAAAGCCACCGACGGGATGTCCCAGTTCGTAAAAGCGTGAATAGCCACGAGCGGGCTGGCCGCCATGAGGATGGTGTCCCATGCCCGGTTGCCCGTGAGCTGGAAGACCATCACCACGGTGCCGACCCACACGAGGGACATGATGAACGCGGTCAATCCGAAGTACCAGCTGACATCTGCCATCCCAAGCCACTCGACGGCCGGATAGGTGGTGCGCGCCAGCCATCCGACGGCGCCCTGAAAGAGGCCAGCCAGTACCGGGTACTCCATGTAGCGGGTGAGATCGCCCTCAACCCAGGAATAGGCATAGGGGAAGCCCGGCTGATCGAGTCCGCGCCCACCATAGAGCGGGACGATGTCGTTGTAGCAAAAAGCCGTATATTGGCGGTTGCCATCCCAGTTCAGGCTGATGAGGCCATCCTCGCCTCGGCGACTACCTGCACAGGTTGCCTTACTTAAAAACCCAAACGCCAAAAACGTCCACGCCAGCGTGATAACCACGCGCAAGGGCGTCCACCACCCGGAATAAGCCGAACGAGCAAAGCGTCCCGTCGGCCCACCCAGGGCGTCGACCGCGTTGTGGGTCATAGACTCGGATGAGAGAGACACGATCTGCGAAGTAGTGTGATGGCTCACCGGGCGATCAAACTCCTATTGACCAAGTAATTGGTCGAGTCTATCTCCATTGAGAATGTCATCGAGCGAAGGGACCTCGGGCTCTGCGGGTTGGGCCGGTTGCTCAGGCTGTGCTGGCTGGTCTGGGGTCTCCCCCTGTCCCTCATCGTGGTGCTCGCCGTCTTCGGCTGGCGCTTCCTCGTCGCCCTCGTTCTCCGGGCTTGCCGGCGCCTGGTTCCACGTGGTGCTCTGGCTCGGGTCATAGACATACCCGGAGCCCCAGCTGCCGACGCCATAGTGAATCGGATAAGCCTGCGGGAAGGACTGCTGCTCGACGTTAGCCAGAGAGGTGTCCAAAATGGACTTCCAAATCTTCGTCGGTGCGTCCGAGCCGTACATGATTCCGCCCCACTGATTAAAGATTGCGGAGGTGTTATCAGCCGTGCCTACCCACACTGCTGTAGCCAGCTGCGGCGTGGAACCAACCATCCAGGCATCTTTGTTGGTGCCCGTATCACCCAGCTGGGTGGTACCAGTCTTGGAGGCCGACGGGCGTCCACCAGCCAGTGCGCCATTCGACCATGCGGCAATCGGCTGCATCGCAGAAATAACGTTATTAGCCACGTTGGCGGAGACACGGCGCTCACCGCCATCGGTCGGATTCTCGTAAAGGACCTCGCCGGCGGCGTTTTCTACCTTTTGCACGAAGTGCGGCTGGTGCCACACGCCTTGGTTGGTCAAGGTAGCCATGGCGGTTGCCATATCGAGCGGGCGGGACTGGTACTGGCCCAACACCACGCCTTCGTACGGCGTGCCACCGTTCTCCGTTAGGGTCTTCTCAATCCCCGGCAGGCTGCGGGCGACGCCCAACGCGTGCGCCATGTCCGCGGTGTCTTGCATCTTGTTTTCCAGGTCATCCTGGAGGCGCAGGAAGGAGGTGTTATAAGAATTCTTCAGCGCCTCAGCGATGGAACAGCTTCCGCAGCCGCCGCCAACGTTGGTCACGGTCTGGGAACCAGGCAGTTGGTAGGGAGCGGAGGAGTAATAGGTATTGAGATCAATGCCCTGCTGGAGGGCCGCAGCCAGCGCCATAATCTTAAAGACCGAGCCGGTCTGCAGCGGAGAGTTGGCGTAGTCCCAACCATTCGAGTCATCGCCGCCAAAGTAACCGCGCACAGCACCCGTAGCTGGGTCGATGGTCACGGCTGCAGCACGGGCGTCCTCCTGCAGCACGGCAAGCTGCTCGTGGGCGGCGTCGGTTGACGCGTTTTGCACGGTCATGTCAATGGTGGTGGTCACCTTGAGGCCACCGGTGGCTAGCTGGTCCTCGGTGATTCCCACGCGTGCCAACTCGCCGGTGACTTGGTTCTTGATGTGCCCGTAGGCACCAGGTGCCTCGGTGTAGGCAGAGTACTCGCTTGGGTCGCGCGTCTCCGGGAAGGCCATCTGGGAACGCTCAGTCGCATCCAGATCGCCCATCTCGACGAGACCATCCATGACGTAGTTCCAACGGGCCTGCGAGCGTTCCTCATCCACCCACGGATCCAACACGGATGGGGACTGGATGAGGCCGGCGAGCATAGCGCCTTCCTCCACGGTGAGATCCTTAGCGTCCTTGTTGAAGTAGGCGTTAGATGCAGCCTCGATGCCATAAGCATTACGGCCGAAGTAGACCGTATTGAGGTAGGCGTTGAGGATTTCTTCCTTGGACCACTCGTTGGTCATCTTCACCGAGTAGATGAGCTCACGAATCTTGCGGACGTAGGAGTATTCGTCACCCACCAGCGTGTTCTTTACGTACTGCTGGGTGATCGTGGAACCACCGCCGGCGGTGCTATCGCCCGTGAGCTTGCCCAAGACAGCACGGCCCAATCCAGTGAAGGAAAAGCCGGAGTTGGTCCAGAACTCGCGGTCCTCGGCAGCCAGCACGGAGCCCTCTACATAATCCGGGATCTCGTCTAGGGTCACCTGCCGCCGGTTGCCCTCGGGCGGCACCAGTTTGGCCAACTGCGTTTCCCCATCGCCGGCGACGATGGTGGAAATCTGACTCGGCTGCAGCTCCTCGGGCTCGGGGACGTCGTACTGCGTATACGCGAAGCCGAAGAGAAGGGCGGGGATGCCCACCAAAACAAATAAGACAGTGAGCACGATCCACGGCCAGCGGCGTTTAGAGCTCGACGAATGCCGTGCGCTGCGCGAGGGGCTCTTCCTACTTTTACCGGACTTTCGCCCAGAGGTTTCCTTCTCGGTCACTGATCCGTGTCCTCATCAATCCTGTACAGAAACTGTAAATATATGCAGCTTACCGGCGCGAACTGGGAAGCCAAAACTACCCTAAAGCATAGACCGTGGCGGCTCGAAGCAGATGGTTCCAGCGGCACGCCGGACACACTTCCACGAAATGCACGGTGAATTCGATGCCCTCAGCGGCTATCTCTGCGATTTCTGCTTCGCTGCGCGCGCTGCCTGCTCGGCGTTTCAAGGCATCTCCGTACACCCACCGAGTCAGCCGCATGTCCTCACCGCAGACCGGGCACGGCTTGTGCATGTCGACGCCGTGATGCTTCGCCGCAGCACGAAGGAGAAAATCGGCATCACAGACCTCTTCGCGCCCGAGCTTCCCCGCACGAAGTTCACGCAGATGTTGCGCGCGCTCCCATTCATAGGAGACCTCATTACGGTAGGCCACGGTTGGCTTTGATTTTGCCGACTCTGCTTAGACGGAGAATTCACGCCGGACAGTGTAGTGCCGGCGACTCCAACAATCTAGAGCGCTCCTAAGCACTTCGTGATAGAAAACCTAATTTTTCAAATAACTAACTACCGAAGCGCACGATCTCTAGCTACACTTATTTTCCATGAGTGAAGAAACTATCGAATCCCCGGTCCCCTACGAGGATGCCCTGGAAGTCGCCCGCCAGATCCAGCCGGCGCTCAACAAGCTCATGCTCATCTTCCAGCGCACCACGGAGGGCACGTCCCTGACAACGTCGCAGGTCTCCATCATGAACCAGCTGCGCATGCGTGGTCCCTCCCGTGTGAGCACCATCGCGCAAGCAGAACTCATCCGCATGCCTACCGCCTCCAATGCGCTATACCAATTGGAGCGCCACGGATTCGTGGAACGGCACCGCGATGAAAAAGACCGCCGCGGCGTACTTGTCGCCCTTACCCAGCTTGGGGAATCGGAGCTGACCATTGTCTCCCGCCAACGCGCGGCGGCTTTGGCTGAGATCCTGCGCTGGCTCGACCCAGAGGACATCAAGGACGCAGACACTTTGGTCAATCTCATCTCCAAGCTTGCTGATGTCTACCGTCCAATCATGGAAGGGAAATAGACCAAAAAGTGCCGGTAGAGCGGATTTTATTTTCCGGCATGAAGGGTCGATAATGAAGAAAACGACCCCGAACTTTTTATTGAATGGCTAAGAATTCTTCACACCCTGCGGAAGGGCCATGCTCCCCGGACGACCAGCTCCCTCCGCTCCGCGTCCTCGTGTCGTGGAGCCCTAGCTCCACCGGCACGGAGGCCATCGAGTTTGCAGCGTGGCTCGCGCGTTCCACCTCCGTTCGGATTCGCGTGGTTTCAACGATTTCGCAGCCCCTCACCGTGACGTCGCTCAGCAAGCTCAGCGGTTCCTACAAGAAGTGGTTCAAGAAGGAGCACGCCACCTGCGAACGCGCCGTCAAGCAGGCCTTGCACGCAGCCGGGGTGGATAAGGACCAGCTCGATAAAAACGTCTCCGTTCTCTTGGCAGGGCCTTCTCGCCCACAGCTCTTGGAGCAGGCGGCTGAGGATTTCAAAGCGAGCGTCATCCTCCTTGGGGCCAATCAATCCGCGCCGAAGGGCCGTTTCTTCTCTGGTTCTACTGCTGACGCGCTTCTGCACTATTCGCCCCTCCCTGTCGGTCTCATCCCGCGTGGTATCAAGCTGTCCAAGCACGGCGTCACCCGCATCAATTTCGCCTTCACCGACTTGGGCAGTGCCGACGACCCCGCCCTCCTGCATGCCGCATGCATTGCACAGCGCGGCGGAATCCCCCTGCGTATCCTGGCGTTTTCCCCCAAGGGGCTTGTCGACGTCCCCCTCGAATACTCTCCGACCTTTCCCTCCGATGCCCCCAATTGGCGCGAGCACTCACTCTCACTGTTGGACCGGGCGCACGATTTCATCGCGGATGCCTACCCCGAGCTTTCGGTCACGACGGCCATCGGCAGCGGCCATGGTTGGTCCGGCGCGGTGGATTCACTGAAGTGGAAGAAGGGCGATCTGCTCTGCTTGGGTTCCTCTCCCATGGGGCCCATCGAACGCGTCTTCATCGGCAGCACCGCCACCGAGCTGCTTCCCCACCTGGGCGTTCCAGTACTGGTCTGCCCCAGCACCTACGATAAAGAAGCACGTTAGACTGACAAACCATGGCAGCAGAGCACCCCGAAAACGATCTCACGTCCGACGCGGACTATACCAACCTGCCTCGCCCTGAGCCTCGCAGCTTTGACGAGCTTGCCGACGAACCCGATCCCCTCACCGTCGCCGAGGCTAATCGCCGTTCCTCGCGCCAAGCGCTGTGGTTTATGATTTTCATCCTCGTCGGTTCGGCGCTCTATGCGCTTCTCCTCGCGGGCATCTTCAAGGTCGCTGGAACCACAACCAACTGCCTGCAAGCCGAATACGCCGCTTGGCTCTGCACGAGGACCCAGCGCGCCGTGTTCGCCACGACGACGCTGATCATCCCCTTCATTGGCATGATCGGCTGCGCAGTCATTATGGTGCGCAAACTCAAGGCTTACGTGCGCTGGCGCGGCTGGATGGCCATCTTCTGGGTCATGGCCGGCAACTTCATGATCTGGTGCATCAACGATATCCAGATCCTGCTGGCCCCGGTTCTCGAAAACTAGGCCTGTGCCTGGGACGCAGCCACCTCGGCGCAATCTGGGCGCCCACAGTGCTGTGTCTCTACGTGCTGGATGCAATCATCACAGATGAGCACCTGCTTGCGGCAGGTGTCCTCATTAATGCAATTGTGGAAGGTATTCGTCCCCTTCCCACAATGCACGCAGTGGCCGAGCTGAATAAAGCCTGGATCCTCTAGGCCCTGGCCAAACTCGTGGTGCATGCGCTTGTCAAAGACATACATCGAGCCTTCCCACAGGCCATCGTTGCCGTACTTTTCGCCGTAGCGGACAATGCCGCCGTCAATCTGATAGACCTCGTTAAAGCCCCGGTTCTTCATCAGCGCGGAGAGGATTTCGCAGCGGATGCCGCCCGTGCAATAGGAGACCACGGGCTTATCCTTCATCCAGTCATACTTGCCGGACTCGAGTTCGGCGATGAAGTCGTGAGTCGTGCGCACGTCCGGCACCACGGCATTCTTGAATTTGCCGATTTCGGCCTCCATGGCATTGCGCCCGTCGAAGAAGACGACCTCCTCGCCGCGTTCTTCTACCAGCTTGTTGACCTCTTCGGGCTTGAGGTGGAGACCGCCGCCGATGACGCCGTTCTCATCCACCTTGAGCTCTCCCGGCGCGCCGAAGGCCACGATTTCATCGCGGACCTTGACCGACAGGCGCGGAAAGTCCTCCGCGCTGCCCTCGGACCACTTGAACTCCATCTTCTTGAAGCCTGGGTACTCGCGGGTCTCGCGCACGTAGCGCTTACACGCATCCATGTCACCGCCCACGGTGCCGTTGATTCCGTGCTCCGAGATAAGGATGCGGCCTGTCAGCCCGAGCTTCTCGCAGAGGTTACGCTGCCACAGCATGATCGCGGTGGGGTCCTCGATGGGAGTAAAGCAGTAGTAGAGGAGAATCTTGCCAATAGTCACGCCCGCAAGTCTAGGCCTGCTAGTGGCAAGATCCCCAATCTTTCGGTGGAGTCTTAGCGCTTCTGGTACAGCGCGCTCTTGCGGGCAAAGACCGGATCGGAGGTCACCAGGACGCCCAGGTTGCGGAAGATGCCCTCATCCACCGAACCCAAGATGGTGGTGGTGTGGACATCGCAGCCCTCGAGTTCCTTCAGTGCGTCGAGCGCGCGGCGGGCGTTCTCATCCTTAGCCGCGGAGACAGAGAGCGCAATGAGCACCTCGTCGGTGTGCAGGCGCGGGTTCTGCGAGCCCAAGTGCTTGGTCTTCAACGTCTGGATCGGCTCGATGGATTCCGGGGACAACAAATGCAGGTCATCATCGATGCCAGCGAGGTGCTTGAGCGCATTGAGCAGCGCGGCTGCTGAGCAACCCAGCAACGGGGAGGTGCGGCCGGTGATGATGGTGGCGTCGTGAAGCTGCAGCGCGGCTGCCGGGCCTTGCGTCTCCTCCGCCTTCTGACGTGCCGGGAGCACAACCGGACGGTCGGTGGACTTAATGCCGGCCTTCGCCATGACTACGGCGGCGCGCTCGGATTGCGTGGAATCAAGACCGTTGCGGGCTTCTTCCACCAAAGTCTTGAAGTAGCGGCGAATGATCTCCTGCTGGGAGGCCTCGCGGCAGACCTCATCGTCGGTGATGCAGAAGCCCACCATGTTCACACCCATGTCCGTCGGGGACTGGTAGGGCACGGTGCCGGTCAGGCGCTCCAGCAGAGACTTCAGCAGCGGGAAGGCCTCGACGTCGCGGTTGTAGTTCACCGTCGATTCGCCATGCGCGGAAAGGTGGAAGTGGTCGATGACGTTGGCGTCGTTGAGGTCCACGGTGGCGGCCTCATAGGCCAGGTTCACCGGGTGATCGAGCGGCAGGTTCCAGATGGGGAAGGTCTCAAACTTGGCATAGCCTGCTGGTACGCCGCGCAAATTCTCGTGGTAGACCTGTGAGAGCGCGGTAGCCAGCTTGCCGGAGCCCGGCCCCGGCGCGGTAACCACCACGAGGTCACGGGTGGTCTGAACATAGTCGTTCTTGCCCAGGCCATCCTCGGAGACAATGAGGTCGATGTTGGCGGGGTAACCCGGGATGACACGGTGGCGCGCCACAGTGAGCCCCAGGCGCTCGAGGCGCTCGATGAAAGCCTCGGCCTGGCTATTGCCGTCCTCGAGCTGGGTCATGACAATGTTATTGACCAAGAAACCGCGGTCCCGGAAGACGTCGACAAGCCGCAGCACATCATCTTCATAGAGGATCCCTAAGTCACCGCGCATCTTTTGGCGCTCAATGTCCTTGGCATTAATGCAGACGAGGATTTCTACGTCATCCTTGATGCGCTCGAGCATCGCAATCTTGTTATCCGGGGTGAAACCGGGCAGAACGCGGGAGGCATGCATGTCATCGAAAAGCTTCCCGCCCATTTCGAGATAAAGCTTCCCGCCAATTTCTTTGCGCCGAGCGTTGATGTGCTCCGACTGCAGTTCAATGTATTTTTCACGGTCAAAACCGATTGCGCGCCCCATAGTATTTAGGCCCTTCCGTTCAACGGGTAGTACCCGGAAAGTCTACAGCAGCACAACCCCCGCGTAGACTTCCTGACATGCCTGAGGGACACGTTATTCACCGCCTTGCTCGGACACTCAATGCGGACTTTCGCGGCGCGCCGCTGGCTGTGAGCAGCCCCCAGGGCAGGTTTGCTGCGGAGGCCGCGCTTGTCGACGCCTCTTCCCTCTCCCTCGCCGAAGCCTTTGGCAAGCACCTCTTCCTCCACTTCGATGCGGACAGCCCGCGCCACGTGATTTACATCCATTTGGGCCTCATCGGTTCCCTGCGCTTTGAGCCTTCCGCTGATGTGTGGGGCCAGATCCGGCTGCGCATTGATAACGGCACAACAGCCGCCAACCTGCGCGGCCCGCAGTTCTGCACGCTCATCACAGAGGAGGAATACCAGGCCAAGGTGGCGAAGGTGGGTCAGGATCCTCTCCGGGAGGATGCCGACCCGGATGCCCTATGGGCCCGCGTGCATGCCTCGCGGCGCAGCATCGGCGCGATGCTCATGGACCAGGCCCTATTCGCCGGGGTGGGCAACATCTACCGCGCAGAAGCTCTTTTCCGACAAGAGCTTTCCCCCTTCATCCCCGGCAACCAGCTCGACCGAGCGGAGTTCGATGCCATCTGGTCTGACCTGGTCGATCTCATGGACTACGGCGTCGAGCACGGCCGCATCGATACGGTCCGCCCCGCCCATACGCCGGAGGCCATGGGCCGCGAGCCGCGCAAGGATGACCACGGCGGCGAGGTCTATGTCTACCGCCGCGCCGGGCAACCCTGCCACGTGTGCGGCACCGAGATCCGGGAGCAGGTCATGCAGGGCCGTAACCTCTTTTGGTGCCCCACCTGCCAACCCGCGCGCTAGGGTGTGGGGTATGCGCCCTGCTTATACCGTTGCTACTGTTCGTGCCGCTGAGAAACGACTGCTGGGACAGCAGTCTCATGAGGATCAGCTCATGAAACTGGCGGCAGCCGCGGTGGCAGAAACCGCGTCGGTGATGCTGGAGGCACGCCCCGGCGCGGTGCTCGTTCTTGCCGGTTCCGGCGGCAACGGCGGAGACGGGCTCTTTGCCGGGGCGGAGCTGGCCTCGCGCGGGGTTACGGTCCATGCCCTGGTTCCAGAGCGCTGTCACGAGGAGGCTCTCGCTGCGTTCCGTTCCGCCGGTGGCGCGGTCCTTTCTGCCGACGCGCTGCCGTCAGGCAGCGCGCTGGTTATTGACGCCATCGCCGGCCTCGGCTCCGCCCGGGGCTTGAGCGGCACCGCGCTCTCGCTCTACCGCCACGCCACGTCTGCCGGGGCTGCAGTCTTGGCCGTCGACATGCCCACCGGCGTCGATGCCGACACGGGAGTCTGCGCCGCGGATGCCGTCCACGCCGATGTCACCGTCACCTTCGGCTCGCCGCGCCTCGGCCACCCGCTCGCCCCCGAATGCGGGCAGGTGGTGGTCTCCGATCTCTTCCTGCCCGACGCGCCTTCCTTTGCCGAGACCCTCGCTGAACTGGACGAACCAGCGGCATTCATCGCCCACGAGCCCACCGTTCCGACGCCCTTTGCGTGGCAGCCGGGCGAACTCGATCTTCCTGGCGGGCGCGCTTCCCGCCCCTGGCCGGTTGGCTGCACCGGACCCATCGTTGATCCCACGCCAGCCGCGCGCTCGGATAAGTATTCCGGCGGCGTCGTTGCCCTGGCCGCCGGAAGCGATACCTACCCGGGTGCGGGGATCCTCTGTGCCACCGCAGCGGTGCGCGCCACGCCCTCGATGGTGCGCTTCATCGGCGATAACTCAATCACCTCTTTGCTGCCCGAGCTGGTCTGCCATCCCAATGTGGCCTCATCCGGTCAGGCCCAGGCCTGGGTCGTGGGCCCCGGCCGTGGAACCGATGCAGCGGCCGCCACCGAACTGCGCAAGGTCCTGGCGCAAGGGCTTCCTACCGTTATCGATGCCGACGCCCTTACCCTTCTGGCACGCAATACCTCCCTGCGCCAGAAAGTCACCGAGCACCCGATGACCATCCTCACCCCGCATGAAGGCGAGTTCAGCCGCCTCTACGAGGCCGCCTTCGGCTCTGCGCCCGATGCGGCTACCGGCTGGAGCCGCGCCCTCCACGAGCTAGCCGAAGAGCTGGACAGCATCATCCTGCTCAAGGGCCGCCTAACTCGCGTTACCGCTCCGGGCCAGCCGCTCTATTCCTTCAACGCCGGTCACTCTTTTGCCGCGACCCCGGGCTCCGGGGACGTGCTCTCCGGCATTCTGGGCGCGGTCATGGCCCAGCTCTTCGCCGAATCCTCCACCGAAACCGCGGCCGCTACCGCCGCCCAAACCATCACCGAGGTCCTCCACGCCGGCGCCATCCACGCGCATGCGTCGGCCATCGCGGCCGAGACCCCCGAGGGCTTCGCGCCCTGTTCTGCGTCCCAGATCGCTGCGGCCATCCCGCAAGCCATCGCGCGGCTCCTCAACGCGAAGCGCTAGCTCCGTGGCCCGGCGCTAGCTACGCAGCAAGGTACGTTTCGATCAAATAGCACCCCAGAAATTCGAAGATCTGGGACCTTATTTGATCGATCCGTACCTAGCCACCACTGTGTGGGTACGTTTTCGCAACGAAGCCTTCGAATTTCGCGATTCTCGGACCACTATTTACGAAAACGTACCGTGGCGCGGCGCAGGATCCCGGACGCGGTACCGACGGACTTGCGCATGAGCCCGCGTGGCCCCACCGCCACCGTGCCGCGGCGCAGCGAAGTGTTTTCCCAGGGCCACGTCATCCCGGCCCATGCTGCTGCGACGGCGAGAGTCTCTGCCGCGATGTAGCCGGGCCAGGGTCCCAGCAGGTTGATGATAGAGGGGCTTCCCGGCGCGTGGTTAAGGAAGCCATAATTGCCGTCGGTCTTCGCATTGACCGCCATGGCGGTGGCCATCCATACAGGGGTGACCTTCACGGCGAAGCGATAGCCCTTCCACGTCGGCCGGTAGCCCAAACCAAAGGTCAGCGCTAGCGGAACAGCAAGGGCCACGATGTGGAAGAACCAATAGGTACCAAACCGCAGCCAACGCGGGGAGAAGTAGTAGATGACGTCCGGGGTGATAATGGCCTGCGGGTTGAGGATGATGCCCCAGAAGTAGGTCAAGATCAGGGCGTGCTCGTTGCCGGTGATAAGGCCCAGCGCCAAAATGGGGCGCAGCACATCGCACAGGTGCAAAGGCAAAGACTCGCGGATATCGAATTGCTTCGGGTCCAGGGAGATGACCGTCCACGCAGTGCCCGCCACCAGCAAGGCCCAGCCCACCATCCGGCGGATGAAGGTCTCGCGGGAGGTTCCCTTGATTCTGCGGGCAGCGACGATAAAGACCCCGCAGGCCACCACGGTGATGCTCAACATGAGCGCATGTAGCGCGGTCCACTGCTGCATGCGCGGGTAGTCAGTTGGGCTTACTCGGGGCTTGCGGGGTCGAATCATAACGGGGTATTAATTTACCCCTTTGTATGAACACGTGAGAGATGAGAGTGTTTCTATGCTGCTAGCCCGGAGTATTCGGAGAGCTTGCCGTCTTTGACCTCGACCACGTTGTCGGCATAGTCGAGCAGGCTGCGATCGTGCGTGATGAACAGAGTTGCAGTATCGAAGTCATCGGTGACACCACGTAGCAGCTTAGCAATCTCGCGGGAGAGCTTGGAGTCCAAAGCTGAGGTCGGCTCATCCGCAAGCAGCACGGAAGGCTGGCCCATGAGCGCACGCGCAATGTTGACGCGCTGGCGCTGACCACCGGAGAGCTGGTTCATGCGGCGGTTGCCAAAGCCCTCCAAACCCACGAAGCTGAGCAGCTCATCGGCACGATCCTGGCGCGGCTTGCGGCCTTCCATGTGATCAATAATGAGCAGCTGCTCGCGCGCCGTCAGGGCAGCTAGCAGGTTGGCCTGCTGGAAGATGAGCCCGCGGGTGCCGTGCATCTCGACGGATCCTGAGTCCGGCTCGATGAGACCGGCGGCTACGGAGAGCAAGGTGGACTTGCCGGAGCCGGATTCGCCGATGACGGCGGTGAGCTCGCCCGGCTTGACGTCGAGGCTGACATTATCCAATGCCGTGACGCGGGAGTCGCCGTCGGGGTAGGTCACCACGATGTCGCGAAGGGACAGGGCGGGAGTAGCAGTGGTAGTCATTAGGCGTTGCCTCCTAGGGCGTCGAGCGGATTGATCTTGGAAACGCGGCGGGTGGCCAGGAAGGCACCGGCGATGCCGAGCAGCCAGATTCCCAATGCGGGGACGATAACGGTCATAGCGGAGACCTCGAAGGGCACAGTGCCCTGGGCGGCAAGGCCCAGCAGCCAGCCGACGAGCGCGCCTGTCCCAACGCCAATCGCCAAGATGATGGCTGCCTGCGCAATAGCATCCTTGAGC contains:
- a CDS encoding YwaF family protein, translated to MIRPRKPRVSPTDYPRMQQWTALHALMLSITVVACGVFIVAARRIKGTSRETFIRRMVGWALLVAGTAWTVISLDPKQFDIRESLPLHLCDVLRPILALGLITGNEHALILTYFWGIILNPQAIITPDVIYYFSPRWLRFGTYWFFHIVALAVPLALTFGLGYRPTWKGYRFAVKVTPVWMATAMAVNAKTDGNYGFLNHAPGSPSIINLLGPWPGYIAAETLAVAAAWAGMTWPWENTSLRRGTVAVGPRGLMRKSVGTASGILRRATVRFRK
- a CDS encoding ABC transporter ATP-binding protein, giving the protein MTTTATPALSLRDIVVTYPDGDSRVTALDNVSLDVKPGELTAVIGESGSGKSTLLSVAAGLIEPDSGSVEMHGTRGLIFQQANLLAALTAREQLLIIDHMEGRKPRQDRADELLSFVGLEGFGNRRMNQLSGGQRQRVNIARALMGQPSVLLADEPTSALDSKLSREIAKLLRGVTDDFDTATLFITHDRSLLDYADNVVEVKDGKLSEYSGLAA
- a CDS encoding bifunctional ADP-dependent NAD(P)H-hydrate dehydratase/NAD(P)H-hydrate epimerase is translated as MRPAYTVATVRAAEKRLLGQQSHEDQLMKLAAAAVAETASVMLEARPGAVLVLAGSGGNGGDGLFAGAELASRGVTVHALVPERCHEEALAAFRSAGGAVLSADALPSGSALVIDAIAGLGSARGLSGTALSLYRHATSAGAAVLAVDMPTGVDADTGVCAADAVHADVTVTFGSPRLGHPLAPECGQVVVSDLFLPDAPSFAETLAELDEPAAFIAHEPTVPTPFAWQPGELDLPGGRASRPWPVGCTGPIVDPTPAARSDKYSGGVVALAAGSDTYPGAGILCATAAVRATPSMVRFIGDNSITSLLPELVCHPNVASSGQAQAWVVGPGRGTDAAAATELRKVLAQGLPTVIDADALTLLARNTSLRQKVTEHPMTILTPHEGEFSRLYEAAFGSAPDAATGWSRALHELAEELDSIILLKGRLTRVTAPGQPLYSFNAGHSFAATPGSGDVLSGILGAVMAQLFAESSTETAAATAAQTITEVLHAGAIHAHASAIAAETPEGFAPCSASQIAAAIPQAIARLLNAKR